A genomic segment from Spinacia oleracea cultivar Varoflay chromosome 3, BTI_SOV_V1, whole genome shotgun sequence encodes:
- the LOC130470252 gene encoding uncharacterized protein has protein sequence MQPCLKGDLFWNQQEAEDVIFNPRKKGRMDDVNWAELQVDLLVKIVGNHLHSAVDMVAFSGVCPSWRNASNLANVKQKWACQMPWLMLTDGNLELTADYEDEPIDDDDDDDDETIESIQDDDETIDGKTIEDQTIEDETNEDDDETIEDETIDDDTIEDEDEDDETIEDDNSKEASSSVDNNVRRRRTLVDLRHKDGRSYNVECCQGYGKSCWGSAHGWIVTHGLDDNMYLFNPLTKEQLNLPPRHTYEYGPYKRTCPPDFLRAYFITKAVLLKVPISGGLLVVALHSDGCGVVIAKPGDTHWTEISIPIQGLKMSRRITDVLYLANQGRILLLNQYGDLAYFDLEDVQKQVRWYDCELSYINQLRHPYGYDFVDHTTYIVNSGKDLLMVLRILDVVKNYADMVRDDDGHDIDQYKTVNFKVYKFHFQDKTWEELEDLLDVALFVGNNASMSVRATDAGCDHNCIYFTDDQRYYYAETKAGLGGHDIGVFRMSDKIIRSLDVGNNTHLRSPYCCPLWFSPAL, from the exons ATGCAGCCCTGTTTGAAAGGTGATCTCTTCTGGAATCAACAAGAGGCAGAGGACGTTATCTTCAATCCCAG GAAAAAAGGCAGAATGGATGATGTGAATTGGGCTGAACTGCAGGTTGATTTGTTGGTTAAAATAGTAGGAAACCACTTGCATTCCGCCGTGGACATGGTGGCGTTTTCAGGTGTATGCCCTTCATGGCGCAATGCTTCCAATTTGGCCAATGTCAAACAAAAGTGGGCTTGTCAAATGCCGTGGCTTATGCTAACTGATGGCAATCTGGAGCTCACTGCCGACTACGAGGATGAGccaattgatgatgatgatgatgatgatgatgagacaATTGAGTCAATTCAGGATGATGATGAGACAATTGATGGTAAGACAATTGAGGATCAGACAATTGAGGATGAGACaaatgaggatgatgatgagaCAATTGAGGATGAGACAATTGATGATGACACAattgaggatgaggatgaggatgatgagACAATTGAGGATGATAACTCGAAAGAAGCGAGTTCAAGTGTAGACAATAATGTGAGACGAAGACGAACGTTGGTGGATTTAAGGCACAAGGATGGGAGGAGTTACAATGTGGAGTGTTGTCAAGGGTATGGAAAGAGCTGTTGGGGATCAGCTCATGGTTGGATAGTAACTCATGGTCTTGATGATAACATGTATCTCTTCAACCCTCTCACAAAGGAACAACTCAATCTCCCTCCTCGCCATACTTATGAATACGGACCCTACAAAAGGACTTGTCCTCCTGATTTCCTTCGTGCCTATTTCATAACTAAAGCAGTCCTACTTAAGGTACCAATTAGTGGTGGTTTACTCGTGGTCGCATTGCATTCCGACGGTTGCGGTGTTGTTATTGCCAAGCCTGGGGACACACATTGGACGGAAATTAGTATTCCTATACAGGGATTGAAAATGAGCCGTAGGATTACCGATGTCTTATATCTTGCTAATCAAGGGCGAATACTGTTGTTGAATCAATATGGAGATCTTGCATACTTTGACCTTGAAGATGTTCAAAAACAAGTACGATGGTATGATTGTGAACTTAGTTACATAAACCAACTCAGACACCCATATGGATATGATTTTGTTGACCATACTACTTACATCGTTAATTCTGGTAAGGATCTTCTCATGGTCTTAAGAATATTAGATGTGGTTAAGAACTATGCGGATATGGTCAGAGACGATGATGGTCATGATATTGATCAGTACAAGACAGTAAATTTTAAAGTCTACAAGTTTCACTTTCAAGACAAGACTTGGGAGGAATTGGAAGATTTGCTAGATGTTGCTCTTTTCGTGGGTAACAATGCATCCATGTCCGTTCGTGCAACTGATGCGGGTTGTGACCACAACTGCATATACTTTACCGATGATCAAAGATATTATTATGCCGAAACAAAAGCCGGACTCGGAGGACATGACATAGGTGTTTTCCGAATGAGTGATAAGATCATCCGCTCGTTAGATGTAGGAAATAACACTCATTTGCGCTCTCCATATTGTTGTCCCTTATGGTTTAGTCCCGCACTTTAA